In Thermostichus vulcanus str. 'Rupite', the sequence TCTACCCAAGGTTTTACTTTCTTTCAAGTAATGGGGAATCATTTGCTTCAGATCTAAGCCTGGGAAATTGGGGCTTTCCAGTACTTCCTGATATTTGCCAAAGTTCAGTCTGTTAATTTGCAGATTTCCTTGGTCAAATCGCCAGAGCTCTGGCACCTGCAAGGCTTCATAAATACTGGGATGAGTTCGAGAGCTAATATCAATCTCGATCGCCAGATCGGGAGGTGGATCGACCGCTAAATCAATGCGTTTCTTGCCGCGAATTGTTGCTTCATTCTGAATATAGAAACATTGATCTGGTTCCAGTCCTTGAGTGGTGGGTTTTTTGAAGGTTGTTGACCCTAAGCTACGAAACTCGATATCTAACTCTTCTAACAATGCCTTGATCAAATCACCAATAATCTCTTTATCATCTTCATGCTCCGGCAACGGTATCATCATCTCCAGCAGCCCATCGTCATAGGCTAATCGAACTCTCCGATGATCTCCCAATTCATCCAAGATAGTCTCAAATTCTTGCCAAGAGATATCTTGTAAAATAACTCGCTGACCCGATGGAACATGGATTCGCTGTAACTCTAATAGCATGGTTTTACCTTACCCAATAAACCATTCCATAAATATATCGGTAGCTCATTCAGGCGCCCTCCCTCGCTTCCACAGTTCTTTCCAAGTGTAATCCAAATTACTCGCCCCAAAATCTGGCTCTCGCTGAAATGGCTGCTGCACATACCGCACCACACAGCCCTCGCCTGGCAGGGTATAGGTGCCAGCCGTTGTCTTGACCTTGAACACAGCTCCTTCCGGAAACTCCCGATCTAGCGGCACCTGCACCAAAGCCAAGATAAGATGGCCGGGTTTATTGAGCGCCGTCAGGATTTCGTTTTTGGTGACGGTTACTGTTTCAGCCCCTGCTATCCTGCCCTTCACCTCGATTCAAAAGGGCTATGGTGCTCTGGGTCGTCCGTAGGACGAGAGGCGTTGGCAAAGCCTGTCGGAGACAGACGCGCTAGCGTGCCCTTGGCGCAAAGGCTGTAATTGAGGTGCCCATTCAGTAGATTCCCTTGAGCTAGCGCAATTGCGCATCGCCCATATGATCACCCATCCAGCAGCCGTAGATTTGCTAGAAGAGAAATTCTCCCGCGGGCTTCTCAACGAACAACTGGCGGAAATCGAGATGCAACTCCTGGATCTGGAGATCAGCACCGGTTCTCCCTTGGCGGGGCAAACGATCGGACAATTGGAGGTACGGGGCAAACAAACCTTTTTGATCGTGGCGGTACGGCGGGCGGATGGAACAGCCGTGTCTCATCCTCCACGGGAGCTGGTGTTGCAAGCAGGGGATCGGGTGGTGGTGTTGGGATATCGGGATGACATTCCCCAATTTGTACAGCGCTACAGCCAGCGACGGGAGCTGAAGTATCGGGGGGCACAGAGTTAGGCTCCTCTCTGATCGGCATCCGCAGATTAAGATCGAGGGCTAGGCCAACCAGAGGAACAATCCATGCAGGTGGAGTTTCGGGAATGTGATCCGGCAAATCTTTGGATCTGGTTTGAATTTACGGATCCGCCGGTGAAAGCAGAACTGGAGTACCTCAACGAAGTCTTGGAATCTTGGTATGTGCTGGGCAAACTGGGAGGGTTCAATGCCGAGTCCTTAATCGCCCAAGAAACCGATGGGGAGTTGAGCTACCTAGAGTACCCGGATGAGTCGGATCCCTTGCCCTCCCTGATGCACAACATGGGATCCCTGGAGGAGCAGGAGAATTGGGCCCGCTGTTGGTTTGATCTGGGCACTGCCGATGCCTTGGCGTTGGATGTGTTGATCAATGCCTTGCGCACCCTCAGCCGGGAGTACATCAACCTCATCCGGGTGATCATCGGCGGACAAAACGAGGACTGGCCCACTGTTGACCTAGAAGAAGCCGATCGCTATGAACACAATGGCTACGTTCAGGATCACTTTGGAGAAGAAGGGGATCTGGAATAGATCCCTCAACTGCTCAACCAGGGATCCCGCTTGTGTCGGCGGGTCGTAGATTCGTTAGCTCATCTCCTATTCCAAGTAGCCCAACTCCTGCATCCGCCGTACCAAGTCCGCATCGCTCTCCACATCCACCTTGCGGGGGGCGCTGGCAGGCCGCCGTGACTCGGCCCACGCTAACCATTGCTTCAGCCCCTGTTGCAGCCGGGTTAGCCACGTGGACAGGGAAGTGCCTGAGTCTGTATCCCACGCCCCTGCTGACAACAAATCTCGCAGTTCCTCTGGATCCGTTTCCAGGTTATAGAGGCTAGGGGTTTCTCCCGTCTGGATAAGTTTGGTGGATCCCTCATAAAGGGCGCGGCGGGTGGCGTAACAGGCTCGCTCCTGCAGCAATTGGTCATCCCGGTTTTCCATGGCCCGAATCAAAATGTGGGGCGGGAAGGCTTCGCTTAGCACCGTTCCCTGCTCGGGATCCTCCCCAGCCAGGGTGCGGGCCAAACTGAGGCGGGCAATCTCGCGGCGGATCTTCAGGCTAACCCGTGGGGCGCGGTTTTGGCTGAGAGAAAGGCTAGGACTAAAGCCTGCGGCTTCCAAAAGCGTATGGAACAGCCGGCGGGTGGAAACCGGTGTGGCAATGCGTTCGCCAGCGGGAATATGGCCGGGATAGCGCAGCAGTAAGGGCACCCGGATCAGTTCTTCGTAGACCACAAAGGCATGCCCGACAAACTGGTGTTCTCCCAAGCCCTCCCCATGATCCGCCACCACCGCCACCAGCGTATTGCGCTCCAAGCCAGTATGGCGGAGGGTTTCAAAAACGGATCCGAGGAGATGATCTTGATAGGCCACCTCTGCATCGTAGATATCGCTGAGCACCTGCGCTTGGAGAGGGGAGAGGGGCTCTGGCAAGGGCGCCATCCAACGGTAGGGCTGCACGTTATACTGTCGCAAAAAGTCGCGGGCAGCGCGGTTGCTTTTGAAATAGGGAGCAAATTGTTGCACAAACGGCTCTGGTGGCCAATAGGGCAGGTGCGGCTCCATCAAATTGACGAAACAGAAGAAAGGCTGGTTGGCCGAGCGGGGATCCGACTGGCGGCGGGCCATCTGCTGCAGGTAGCGGTTCAAATCGGCAATCGAGGCGGCGGTATTGCCCTTGAAATTGACCAAGCGCGTCCAAAGGGGCACCAGCCAGGGGTGCAGTGCCAACTGGAACAGCCGATCCGAGCGGGCAAAGGCATTTTGGACTGGGTAAGAGAGCTTGCGCCAAAACTGGGTATAGGCCGCGATCAGCCGATTGAAGGGCTGGGGCAGGGGGTTGCCTTCGGCAGGGCGGGTGGGTAGGGCACCCCCATAGTTGTAGAAGGTTTCAAATCCGCGCCTGAGGCCATTTTTCAGGATCCCGACCAAGGGGTTATTGCAAAACCCCACGGTTGAGTAGCCGCTAAACTTCAGCAGCTCCGCCAATGTGGGAAAGGAGGGACTGAGCTCAATATCCGCCTGTACCGTTTGGTGAGTGCTGGGGTATTCTCCCGTAAACATGGAGGCATGGGAGGGGATCGTCCACTGGGCCGGGGCGATGGCCCGCTCAAATAGGGTGGACTCCGATGCCAGTCGATCCAGATTGGGGCTGGTAGGGGTGCGTTTGGCCCGCTCTGCTTCCGACCAATAACAGGAAAGCCGATCCGCCCGCTGCGTATCCAAGACAATCAACAAAATATTTGGACGCTCTCCCGAGCCAGTTTTCGCTATTTCTTGAAAATTCACCACGCACCCACCCAAAACTTTTCTTAGGGTATCCTGACTGGCCTCTGACTGACCTTCCCGTTAGGGTATCCTCAAGGCACCGTGAATTGGGTTTGGCTGTTGCCCCGTACCTGAGCGGTGTTGGTTTGCCAGTCGAGGAGCGCTTCGTTGCCGCTCACCGTCAAGGTTTGACCCGGTTGCCGGTAGCGCACATTGCCTGTGGCCTGCAACTGAGTGGAGCCAATGCGCCAGCGGATCTCCTGCGCTGCGACTTCTTGTCCGGTTTGTTCGGCATAACCGATGACATTCTCCAAGAGTCGCAATTCTGTCTGCTCTGTGAAGG encodes:
- a CDS encoding Uma2 family endonuclease, whose amino-acid sequence is MLLELQRIHVPSGQRVILQDISWQEFETILDELGDHRRVRLAYDDGLLEMMIPLPEHEDDKEIIGDLIKALLEELDIEFRSLGSTTFKKPTTQGLEPDQCFYIQNEATIRGKKRIDLAVDPPPDLAIEIDISSRTHPSIYEALQVPELWRFDQGNLQINRLNFGKYQEVLESPNFPGLDLKQMIPHYLKESKTLGRNKVLKAFRQRVREQIQLS
- a CDS encoding TrkA C-terminal domain-containing protein; the protein is MRIAHMITHPAAVDLLEEKFSRGLLNEQLAEIEMQLLDLEISTGSPLAGQTIGQLEVRGKQTFLIVAVRRADGTAVSHPPRELVLQAGDRVVVLGYRDDIPQFVQRYSQRRELKYRGAQS
- a CDS encoding DUF3531 family protein, with product MQVEFRECDPANLWIWFEFTDPPVKAELEYLNEVLESWYVLGKLGGFNAESLIAQETDGELSYLEYPDESDPLPSLMHNMGSLEEQENWARCWFDLGTADALALDVLINALRTLSREYINLIRVIIGGQNEDWPTVDLEEADRYEHNGYVQDHFGEEGDLE
- a CDS encoding sulfatase, which encodes MNFQEIAKTGSGERPNILLIVLDTQRADRLSCYWSEAERAKRTPTSPNLDRLASESTLFERAIAPAQWTIPSHASMFTGEYPSTHQTVQADIELSPSFPTLAELLKFSGYSTVGFCNNPLVGILKNGLRRGFETFYNYGGALPTRPAEGNPLPQPFNRLIAAYTQFWRKLSYPVQNAFARSDRLFQLALHPWLVPLWTRLVNFKGNTAASIADLNRYLQQMARRQSDPRSANQPFFCFVNLMEPHLPYWPPEPFVQQFAPYFKSNRAARDFLRQYNVQPYRWMAPLPEPLSPLQAQVLSDIYDAEVAYQDHLLGSVFETLRHTGLERNTLVAVVADHGEGLGEHQFVGHAFVVYEELIRVPLLLRYPGHIPAGERIATPVSTRRLFHTLLEAAGFSPSLSLSQNRAPRVSLKIRREIARLSLARTLAGEDPEQGTVLSEAFPPHILIRAMENRDDQLLQERACYATRRALYEGSTKLIQTGETPSLYNLETDPEELRDLLSAGAWDTDSGTSLSTWLTRLQQGLKQWLAWAESRRPASAPRKVDVESDADLVRRMQELGYLE